A window of the Fuscovulum sp. genome harbors these coding sequences:
- a CDS encoding substrate-binding domain-containing protein, which yields MRIAILAAVMAVTGFSSAALAEGKKIGVSWAQFQEERWKIDEAAMKAAIEAAGNEYISADAQSSAEKQLSDIDALIAQGVDALIINAWDKDAIAPAIEKAAAEGIPVVGYDRLIEDARTFYLTFDNVGVGRIIAESVFAVAPKGNYAIIKGDPGDPNVGFLRQGMEEVIGAAVASGDIVIVGEANSDGWKPENAQKNMEQILTANNNAVDAVLSQNDGMAGGAAAALAAQGLNVPLGGQDGDLAAINRVARGTQTVSVWKNARDLGKAAGEIASAMADGTALDAIPGATKFSGGEKGVEMNAILLNPTPITKDTLNLAIDAGHITKEQACEGAMEGVAACQ from the coding sequence ATGCGTATCGCAATTCTCGCTGCCGTCATGGCAGTGACAGGTTTCTCGTCTGCCGCTCTGGCAGAAGGCAAGAAGATCGGCGTGTCCTGGGCTCAGTTCCAGGAAGAGCGTTGGAAGATCGACGAAGCCGCAATGAAGGCCGCCATCGAAGCCGCTGGCAACGAATACATCTCGGCCGATGCCCAGTCGTCTGCTGAAAAGCAGCTGTCCGACATCGACGCGCTGATCGCACAGGGTGTTGACGCGCTGATCATCAATGCATGGGACAAGGACGCCATCGCTCCGGCCATCGAAAAGGCCGCTGCCGAAGGTATCCCGGTCGTCGGCTATGACCGCCTGATCGAAGATGCACGCACCTTCTACCTGACGTTCGACAACGTCGGCGTGGGCCGCATCATCGCCGAGTCGGTTTTCGCTGTGGCCCCGAAGGGCAACTACGCGATCATCAAGGGCGACCCGGGTGACCCGAACGTCGGCTTCCTGCGTCAGGGCATGGAAGAAGTGATCGGCGCCGCTGTTGCCTCGGGCGACATCGTGATCGTCGGCGAAGCGAACTCGGACGGCTGGAAGCCCGAGAACGCCCAGAAGAACATGGAACAGATCCTCACCGCCAACAACAACGCCGTTGACGCCGTTCTGTCGCAGAACGACGGCATGGCCGGTGGTGCTGCTGCCGCTCTGGCAGCTCAGGGCCTGAACGTTCCGCTGGGTGGTCAGGACGGCGACCTCGCCGCGATCAACCGCGTGGCACGTGGCACCCAGACCGTTTCGGTGTGGAAGAACGCACGTGACCTCGGCAAAGCCGCTGGCGAAATCGCCTCGGCCATGGCTGACGGCACCGCGCTGGACGCCATCCCGGGCGCGACCAAGTTCTCGGGCGGCGAGAAGGGCGTTGAAATGAACGCAATCCTTCTGAACCCGACCCCGATCACCAAGGACACGCTGAACCTGGCGATCGACGCCGGCCACATCACCAAAGAACAGGCTTGCGAAGGCGCCATGGAAGGCGTCGCTGCTTGCCAGTGA
- a CDS encoding ROK family protein, whose translation MHLKGQMDDGGEGRRGCGPLIPPLSDTLRPLRQQVFERVRAAGLIPRVQVAKDLGVSPASVTTITQELIEAGLIEEVAAPRDLDQGRGRPAVSLGVRANAHRVAGMKLSDREHTAVIVDFAGNLIADDVIPRRPGPMALADILAAIETLLDRVCAKAGIARSQLSAVGIGVPGFVDSVAGMVMWSSVLTERAVPLAAAAQARLNLPVTVDNDANLVTLAELWFGAGRGLADFAVVTIEHGVGMGYVINHRIYRGAQGLGMELGHTKVQLDGALCRCGQRGCLEAYIADYALAREATTALNWTHREGQSISVLLESLYDHAKAGNTAARSIFRRAGRYLAVGLSNVINLFDPALIILSGERMRYDYLYAQETLAEMEMLAIQTGRPRPPIEIHAWGDLLWAHGAAALALSFVSEGLLVPVREIAAQ comes from the coding sequence ATGCACCTGAAGGGGCAGATGGACGATGGCGGAGAGGGGCGCAGGGGCTGTGGCCCGCTGATCCCGCCGCTTTCCGATACGCTGCGCCCGCTTCGCCAGCAGGTGTTCGAACGGGTGCGCGCGGCGGGGCTGATTCCCAGGGTGCAGGTGGCCAAGGACCTGGGGGTGAGCCCGGCATCGGTGACCACGATCACACAGGAACTGATCGAGGCAGGGCTGATCGAAGAGGTCGCCGCCCCACGCGATCTGGATCAGGGGCGGGGGCGGCCTGCGGTGTCGCTGGGGGTGCGCGCAAATGCGCATCGCGTGGCCGGAATGAAGCTGTCCGACCGGGAACATACGGCGGTTATCGTTGATTTTGCTGGGAATTTGATCGCCGATGACGTGATCCCTCGCCGGCCAGGGCCGATGGCGCTGGCCGATATTCTGGCTGCAATTGAAACCTTGCTGGACCGGGTCTGTGCCAAGGCGGGGATCGCGCGCAGCCAGCTTTCGGCGGTGGGGATCGGCGTGCCGGGCTTTGTGGATTCGGTCGCGGGCATGGTGATGTGGTCATCCGTGCTGACCGAACGGGCGGTGCCTTTGGCCGCGGCGGCGCAGGCGCGGCTGAACCTTCCTGTCACCGTCGACAACGATGCCAATCTGGTGACGCTGGCGGAATTGTGGTTCGGGGCGGGGCGGGGTTTGGCGGATTTCGCGGTGGTCACCATCGAGCATGGGGTGGGGATGGGATATGTCATCAACCACCGAATTTACCGCGGTGCTCAAGGACTTGGCATGGAATTGGGGCATACCAAGGTGCAGTTGGATGGCGCCTTGTGCCGCTGCGGGCAGCGGGGGTGTCTGGAGGCCTATATCGCCGACTATGCGCTGGCGCGCGAGGCGACCACGGCGTTGAACTGGACGCATCGCGAGGGGCAGTCGATCAGCGTTTTGCTGGAAAGCCTGTATGACCATGCCAAGGCCGGGAACACGGCGGCGCGGTCGATCTTTCGCCGGGCGGGGCGCTATCTGGCGGTTGGATTATCCAATGTTATCAATCTGTTCGACCCAGCGCTGATCATCCTGTCGGGCGAACGGATGCGCTATGATTACCTTTATGCGCAAGAGACCCTGGCCGAGATGGAGATGCTGGCGATCCAGACCGGACGCCCGCGCCCGCCAATTGAAATTCACGCTTGGGGTGATCTTTTGTGGGCGCATGGGGCGGCGGCGCTGGCACTGTCTTTCGTAAGCGAAGGGCTGCTCGTGCCGGTGCGGGAAATCGCGGCACAATAG
- a CDS encoding autotransporter assembly complex family protein: MILEVALPPFSIRPLRRCCGVALFALVTLGGQSVALERLEFRTPGASEDLAASLRGASLLAASELDGQTNAQDLFAAARAEYGALLGALYAKGHYSGVINIRIDGREAASIAPLDAPGRIDVIEVTVQPGPAFRLSRADIAPLARGTELPEGFAIGQPAFSNVVREAAVAGVSGWRDQGHAKAAVAGQEVTANHRDATLSAQVALEPGPRLRFGAMTVEGAERMRVRRVIKIAGLPEGEVFSPAELERAANRLRRTGVFKSVAMTEGDVLSPDLLPITATVVEEKPRRYSFGAEIASQDGLALTGYWLHRNLLGGGERLRIDGEVTNIGAQNSGIDYSLGFTIERPATLTPDTTVGFGAEIGHLDEEDYFADVATAGVKVTHYFTDALTGRLALDYEYANGRDEVSDFLFRNVSIPIGVTWDRRNDKANATSGFYLDAEVKPFFGFGTTGSGTRTKVDARGYLGLGAEDRFVLAGRFQLGAVIGSGLLETPRDDLFYSGGGGTVRGQPYQSLGVNVARGLLSPKIGATHFIGTQLEARAMVTDRIGVVGFFDAGRVDVGEFFSGPGDWHSGAGLGIRYDTGFGPIRLDVATPVGGTTGDGVQIYVGLGQAF; this comes from the coding sequence TTGATCCTGGAGGTTGCCTTGCCGCCCTTTTCCATCCGGCCCCTGCGCCGCTGCTGCGGGGTGGCGCTGTTCGCGCTTGTGACCCTTGGCGGGCAGTCCGTGGCGCTGGAGCGGCTGGAATTCCGGACACCGGGCGCATCGGAAGATCTGGCGGCATCACTGCGGGGGGCATCCCTGCTGGCGGCATCGGAACTGGATGGTCAGACGAATGCACAGGATCTGTTTGCCGCGGCGCGGGCGGAATATGGCGCGCTGCTGGGCGCGCTTTATGCCAAGGGGCATTACTCTGGCGTGATCAACATCCGGATCGACGGCCGCGAGGCCGCGTCGATTGCACCGCTGGATGCACCGGGGCGGATCGACGTGATCGAGGTGACAGTACAGCCGGGGCCGGCCTTTCGCCTGTCACGGGCGGATATTGCGCCGCTGGCCCGGGGAACAGAACTGCCTGAGGGGTTTGCGATCGGGCAACCCGCCTTTTCCAACGTGGTGCGCGAGGCGGCGGTGGCGGGGGTTTCCGGCTGGCGCGACCAGGGCCATGCCAAGGCGGCAGTGGCCGGGCAAGAAGTGACGGCCAATCATCGTGATGCCACCCTGTCGGCGCAGGTTGCGCTGGAACCGGGGCCGCGCCTGCGCTTTGGCGCGATGACGGTTGAGGGCGCCGAGCGGATGCGGGTGCGCCGCGTGATCAAGATTGCCGGATTGCCAGAGGGTGAGGTGTTTTCACCTGCCGAACTGGAACGCGCGGCAAACCGGTTGCGGCGGACGGGCGTGTTCAAATCGGTGGCCATGACCGAGGGGGACGTGCTGTCGCCCGATCTGTTGCCGATCACCGCGACGGTGGTGGAGGAAAAACCGCGCCGCTACAGTTTCGGGGCCGAGATTGCGAGCCAGGACGGGCTGGCGCTGACGGGATACTGGCTGCATCGCAATTTGCTGGGCGGCGGGGAAAGGCTGCGCATTGATGGCGAGGTGACGAATATCGGCGCGCAGAACAGCGGGATCGATTATTCGCTGGGCTTTACAATCGAACGCCCTGCGACACTGACCCCGGATACAACGGTCGGCTTTGGCGCAGAGATCGGCCATCTGGACGAAGAAGACTACTTTGCCGATGTGGCGACCGCCGGGGTAAAGGTGACGCATTACTTTACCGATGCACTGACCGGGCGGCTGGCGCTGGATTACGAATATGCCAATGGCCGCGATGAGGTGAGCGATTTCCTGTTTCGCAACGTGTCCATCCCCATCGGGGTGACGTGGGACCGTCGAAACGACAAGGCGAATGCGACATCGGGGTTCTATCTGGATGCCGAGGTGAAGCCCTTCTTCGGCTTTGGCACCACAGGCAGCGGCACGCGGACCAAGGTGGATGCGCGGGGCTATCTGGGCCTTGGCGCGGAGGACCGTTTCGTTCTGGCGGGACGGTTCCAACTGGGCGCGGTGATCGGGTCCGGTCTGCTGGAAACGCCGCGGGATGACCTGTTCTATAGCGGCGGGGGCGGGACGGTGCGGGGGCAGCCCTATCAATCGCTGGGCGTGAACGTGGCGCGGGGGCTGTTGTCGCCCAAGATCGGGGCCACGCATTTCATCGGAACGCAGCTTGAGGCGCGCGCGATGGTGACGGACCGGATCGGGGTGGTCGGGTTCTTTGATGCAGGCCGTGTGGATGTGGGCGAGTTTTTCAGCGGGCCGGGGGATTGGCATTCGGGCGCGGGCCTGGGCATCCGCTATGACACGGGGTTCGGGCCGATCCGGCTGGATGTGGCAACGCCGGTGGGCGGGACCACGGGCGATGGCGTGCAGATTTACGTGGGTCTGGGGCAGGCATTCTGA
- a CDS encoding translocation/assembly module TamB domain-containing protein: protein MRIWPTLAICCLPLAAVAQDDDRGYLTALLEDNLSGAGRSVVITGFAGALSSQATIERLTIADDAGVWLTLEGVRLDWSRSALLRGVVDVTELSAQEIVLERIPQAGDAAPSPEAGSFTLPELPVSISIGRLAADRIVLGEAVLGEALEARLEASAELADGEGRTDLLLERSDDGPAGRLDLSAAFTNATGQFVLDLVAEEEAGGIAVSKLGIPGAPAARLSVQGVAPISDFAASVGLVTDGQERLAGTVQLIGSDDGSQGFDVDLTGDLAPLWMPEYRDFFGDQIALKASGDRSPEGVLRLRSFAMDAQAIDLSGTATLAADGLPLAFDVNGRIGLESGAPVLLPLSGEDQTRVQSVLLDVAYDKVAGEGWTGDVVIDGLDRAGLKADRLALDGAGRIWRRDGVANVGATLDFAASGLLPDDPALAQAVGANLGGQVILSWQQGGDGLRLPRIVLEGEDYGLTGRALIEGLEAALTVSGVARARVDDLARFSGLAGRPLAGAAGLEVTGSASPLTGAFDVEANLIGTDVAVAQAELDRLLKGSSRIALSAARTETGTVLRDLTVAAQSLTAKASGTVSSGQSDLSARVDFADLSVMGGGYRGAFLGDVRFTGAAADGRVTLQGNARDLAIGQAEADRLLRGQTALSADLSVAGGRMVLNSALVENPQVRVAADGTAEGAARRINVNARLADLALLLPDFAGPLTISGTAADDGQGFDLNLRGQGPGGIDAQVVGRVRGDGTAANLTISGAAQAGLANAFLSGRLISGPVRFDLGVNGPLALSSLSGRVALTGGRIADPGLAFALEGVALTADLAGSRAQISGGGALSSGGRVDVGGGVGLAAPFEADLRIGLRNAVLRDPQLFQTTANGEVTIRGPLTGGGAIGGQITLSETEVQIPSTGMGGASDLVDLQHVNEAAEVRATRARAGLLGMGESGGGGGGARPFAIDLLISAPSQIYVRGRGLDAELGGQLRLGGSTAAVVPAGSFELIRGRLNILGKRLDLGEATLTLQGNFVPVVAVSASTESDGITSFIRIDGPANEPVVSFQSTPQLPEEEVLSRLLFGRGIETLSVLQAAQLANAVATLAGRGGVGIIGRLRQGFGLDDLDVQTGADGGATVRAGKYLSENVYTEVEVDDQGQSQINLNLDVTDSVTIRGRAGSAGETGLGIYFEKDY, encoded by the coding sequence ATGCGGATATGGCCCACCCTTGCGATCTGCTGCCTTCCCCTTGCCGCCGTGGCACAGGACGATGACCGGGGATATCTGACCGCGCTGCTGGAGGACAATCTTTCCGGGGCGGGGCGGTCGGTGGTGATTACCGGGTTTGCCGGGGCGCTGTCATCGCAGGCGACGATTGAGCGGCTGACAATCGCGGATGATGCGGGCGTCTGGCTGACGCTGGAAGGGGTGCGGCTGGATTGGAGCCGGTCTGCGCTGCTGCGCGGCGTGGTGGATGTGACCGAGCTTTCGGCGCAGGAAATTGTGCTGGAGCGGATTCCGCAGGCAGGGGACGCCGCGCCGTCGCCCGAGGCGGGGAGCTTCACCCTACCCGAATTGCCGGTTTCCATCAGCATCGGACGGCTGGCGGCGGACCGCATCGTGCTGGGCGAGGCCGTACTGGGCGAAGCGCTGGAAGCGCGGCTGGAGGCATCGGCAGAGCTGGCCGATGGCGAGGGGCGAACGGACCTGCTGCTGGAACGCAGCGATGACGGGCCTGCAGGGCGGCTGGACCTGAGCGCGGCGTTTACAAATGCCACTGGGCAATTCGTGCTGGACCTTGTGGCCGAGGAAGAGGCGGGCGGGATCGCGGTATCCAAGCTGGGGATACCGGGTGCGCCTGCGGCGCGGCTGTCGGTGCAGGGGGTTGCGCCGATCAGCGATTTCGCGGCATCGGTCGGGCTGGTGACGGATGGGCAGGAGCGGCTGGCCGGAACGGTGCAGCTGATCGGGTCTGACGACGGGTCGCAGGGGTTTGACGTTGATCTGACGGGTGATCTGGCGCCGCTGTGGATGCCGGAGTATCGCGACTTTTTCGGGGATCAGATTGCGTTGAAGGCCTCCGGGGACCGGTCGCCCGAAGGGGTGTTGCGGCTGCGGTCCTTTGCGATGGATGCGCAGGCGATTGATCTGTCGGGGACAGCGACGCTGGCCGCGGATGGGTTGCCGCTGGCCTTTGATGTGAATGGCAGGATCGGGTTGGAGAGCGGCGCGCCAGTGCTGCTGCCGCTTTCGGGCGAAGATCAGACGCGGGTGCAATCGGTGCTGCTGGACGTCGCTTATGACAAGGTGGCGGGCGAAGGTTGGACCGGGGATGTTGTCATCGACGGGCTGGACCGGGCGGGGCTGAAGGCGGATCGGCTGGCGCTGGACGGGGCGGGGCGCATCTGGCGGCGCGATGGCGTGGCGAATGTGGGCGCAACATTGGATTTCGCGGCGAGCGGGCTGCTGCCGGATGATCCGGCGCTGGCGCAGGCCGTGGGCGCGAACCTTGGCGGGCAGGTGATCCTGTCCTGGCAGCAAGGGGGCGATGGGCTGCGGCTGCCGCGGATCGTGCTGGAGGGCGAAGATTACGGGCTGACGGGGCGCGCGCTGATCGAGGGGCTGGAGGCGGCGCTGACCGTTTCAGGCGTGGCGCGGGCGCGGGTGGATGATCTGGCGCGGTTCTCGGGTCTTGCCGGGCGGCCCTTGGCGGGGGCGGCGGGGCTGGAGGTGACGGGGAGCGCGAGCCCGCTGACCGGGGCGTTCGACGTTGAGGCGAACCTGATCGGCACAGATGTGGCGGTGGCGCAGGCGGAACTGGACCGGTTGCTGAAGGGATCGTCGCGGATCGCGCTGTCAGCGGCCCGGACAGAAACGGGGACGGTCCTGCGCGACCTGACCGTGGCGGCACAGAGCCTGACGGCAAAGGCCAGCGGGACGGTAAGCAGCGGGCAAAGCGATCTGTCGGCGCGGGTGGATTTTGCCGATCTGTCGGTGATGGGCGGGGGCTATCGCGGGGCGTTTCTGGGGGACGTGCGGTTTACCGGGGCGGCGGCGGATGGGCGGGTGACGTTGCAGGGCAACGCGCGCGATCTGGCCATCGGGCAGGCCGAGGCAGACAGGCTGCTGCGCGGGCAGACGGCGCTGTCTGCCGATCTGTCGGTGGCGGGTGGGCGGATGGTGCTGAATTCCGCGCTGGTGGAGAACCCGCAGGTGCGGGTGGCGGCCGATGGCACGGCTGAGGGCGCGGCACGGCGGATCAACGTCAATGCGCGGCTGGCTGATCTGGCGCTGTTGCTGCCCGATTTCGCGGGACCGCTGACGATAAGCGGTACGGCGGCGGATGACGGGCAGGGGTTTGACCTGAACCTGCGTGGTCAGGGACCGGGCGGGATTGATGCGCAGGTGGTGGGGCGCGTGCGGGGCGATGGCACCGCGGCGAACCTGACGATCAGCGGTGCGGCGCAGGCGGGGCTGGCCAATGCGTTCCTGTCGGGGCGGCTGATTTCGGGGCCGGTGCGGTTTGACCTTGGGGTGAACGGGCCTTTGGCGCTGTCATCGCTGTCGGGGCGGGTGGCGTTGACCGGGGGGCGGATCGCCGATCCGGGGCTGGCCTTTGCCTTGGAGGGTGTGGCGCTGACCGCCGATCTGGCGGGAAGTCGGGCGCAGATTTCGGGCGGCGGGGCCCTGTCGAGCGGCGGGCGCGTGGATGTAGGCGGCGGCGTTGGCTTGGCTGCGCCTTTTGAGGCCGATCTGCGGATCGGGCTGCGCAATGCGGTGCTGCGCGATCCGCAACTGTTTCAGACCACGGCGAATGGCGAAGTGACAATCCGGGGGCCGTTGACCGGGGGTGGCGCGATTGGCGGGCAGATCACGCTGTCCGAGACCGAAGTGCAGATCCCGTCAACCGGGATGGGCGGGGCATCGGACCTTGTCGATTTGCAGCATGTGAACGAAGCGGCCGAGGTGCGGGCCACGCGGGCGCGGGCCGGGCTGTTGGGGATGGGCGAGTCTGGCGGCGGCGGTGGTGGCGCGCGGCCCTTTGCGATTGACCTGCTGATATCCGCGCCGTCACAGATTTATGTGCGCGGGCGCGGGCTGGATGCGGAACTGGGCGGCCAGTTGCGGCTGGGCGGGTCCACTGCGGCTGTGGTGCCTGCGGGTTCGTTTGAACTGATCCGGGGGCGGTTGAACATTCTGGGCAAGCGGCTGGATCTGGGTGAGGCGACGCTGACCTTGCAGGGGAATTTCGTGCCGGTTGTGGCGGTATCTGCGTCGACCGAGAGCGATGGGATCACCAGTTTCATCCGCATCGATGGCCCCGCGAATGAACCGGTGGTGAGTTTCCAATCCACCCCGCAACTGCCCGAGGAGGAGGTGTTGTCGCGCCTGCTGTTCGGACGCGGGATCGAAACGCTGTCGGTGTTGCAGGCGGCGCAACTGGCCAATGCGGTGGCCACGCTGGCCGGGCGCGGCGGGGTGGGCATCATCGGGCGGTTGCGGCAGGGGTTCGGGCTGGACGATCTGGATGTGCAGACCGGGGCCGATGGCGGGGCCACGGTGCGGGCGGGGAAATACCTGTCAGAAAACGTCTATACCGAGGTGGAGGTGGATGATCAGGGGCAGAGCCAGATCAACCTGAACCTTGATGTGACAGACTCGGTCACCATTCGCGGACGGGCCGGATCGGCGGGCGAAACGGGGTTGGGCATCTATTTCGAGAAGGATTACTGA
- a CDS encoding YihY/virulence factor BrkB family protein produces MPIPNIPVILKDLWHLSDERELDLIAAGIAFYGFLAIFPAAAAVIAIWGSFSDATLIRQELELARDYLPPDAWLLISDQIESILAGPPGGLGLATFVSLFLALWTARASAAALIRGLNAIHGLPNRAGMRHYFRAIVLTLVMVGLAIAGLLAAVVGPLALSFLPLGGFTTAALEALQLFLSLMIVVIGVALIYRLGLNRKLEHRLFTRGIVVAVIIWIAASRGLVIYLANFDTYNRIYGSIGAVAALLVWLYLSGYAILLGAAVDASHAKRKAMARDQ; encoded by the coding sequence ATGCCCATCCCCAATATCCCCGTCATCCTCAAAGACCTCTGGCACCTCTCGGATGAGCGAGAGCTTGATCTTATCGCCGCGGGCATCGCCTTCTATGGTTTTCTGGCCATTTTCCCCGCGGCCGCCGCCGTCATCGCCATCTGGGGCAGCTTTTCCGACGCCACCTTGATCCGACAGGAACTGGAACTCGCGCGCGATTATCTTCCCCCCGACGCGTGGTTGCTGATCTCGGACCAGATCGAATCCATCCTCGCCGGCCCCCCGGGCGGGCTGGGTCTGGCAACCTTCGTATCGCTTTTTCTTGCCCTCTGGACGGCGCGCGCCTCGGCCGCTGCCCTGATCCGGGGGTTGAACGCCATCCACGGTCTGCCCAACCGCGCTGGTATGCGCCATTACTTCCGCGCGATCGTGCTGACGCTGGTGATGGTGGGTCTTGCCATCGCTGGCCTGTTGGCCGCCGTCGTGGGGCCTTTGGCGCTGTCATTCCTGCCGCTGGGCGGTTTCACCACCGCCGCGCTCGAGGCGTTGCAGCTTTTCCTCAGCCTGATGATCGTGGTGATTGGCGTCGCGCTAATCTATCGCCTTGGCCTGAACCGGAAACTGGAACATCGCCTGTTTACGCGCGGGATCGTGGTCGCCGTCATCATCTGGATCGCCGCCTCACGCGGGCTGGTGATCTATCTGGCGAATTTCGATACCTATAACCGCATTTACGGCTCTATCGGGGCGGTCGCAGCGCTGTTGGTCTGGCTCTATCTGTCGGGCTACGCGATCCTTCTGGGTGCCGCCGTCGATGCCTCGCATGCCAAACGCAAGGCAATGGCGCGGGATCAGTAA
- a CDS encoding MarR family transcriptional regulator — translation MTPRATDEKTEDIAVALFGELFMTDQLARNRISKVLPKGMELSHFGVLNHLARVSDERTPAQLARAFHVTRGAMTNTLSRLEWAGHVHIRPDWDDARRKFVAISPAGRAARDAAVQAVAPLIAEVVQALGADRVRAVLPVLREMRTRLEEE, via the coding sequence ATGACCCCCCGCGCGACGGACGAAAAAACCGAAGACATCGCCGTCGCCCTGTTCGGCGAGCTGTTCATGACCGATCAGCTTGCCCGCAACCGTATTTCCAAGGTGCTGCCAAAGGGGATGGAACTGTCCCATTTCGGCGTGCTCAACCACCTCGCCCGCGTCAGCGACGAACGCACCCCCGCCCAGCTTGCCCGCGCCTTCCACGTCACGCGTGGCGCGATGACCAACACACTGTCCCGGCTGGAATGGGCGGGTCACGTCCATATCCGCCCCGATTGGGATGACGCCCGCCGCAAATTCGTGGCCATCAGCCCTGCCGGACGCGCCGCCCGCGACGCCGCCGTTCAGGCGGTCGCCCCCCTGATCGCCGAAGTGGTGCAGGCCCTCGGCGCGGATCGCGTCCGCGCCGTGCTGCCCGTCCTGCGCGAGATGCGGACACGGCTGGAAGAAGAGTAG
- a CDS encoding carbon-nitrogen hydrolase family protein, with amino-acid sequence MRAGLVQLTVSDDPAENLPETVALVRAAAAGGAGFVLTPECTNALSSNRARQRQLFHPETTDPTLAALRDEAARAGIWLLIGSLGLLTQDTDGRFANRSFLIGPDGSIAARYDKIHMFDVNVSETEVYRESSGYRPGTQAVMADTPFGRIGMTVCYDIRFPHLYRRLAKAGAEILTVPAAFNHITGAAHWETLLRARAIETGCYVLAPAQTGFHPEQDGKGRRTHGHSLAIAPWGEILSDAGTEPGITFADLDLAEVARARDRIPSLSHDRDFTGPESGPDP; translated from the coding sequence ATGCGCGCAGGTCTGGTCCAGCTTACCGTCTCTGATGATCCGGCGGAGAACCTGCCGGAAACCGTGGCGCTGGTCCGGGCCGCTGCTGCGGGCGGCGCGGGCTTTGTCCTCACGCCGGAATGTACCAACGCGCTGTCCTCCAATCGCGCCCGCCAGCGCCAGCTTTTCCACCCCGAAACCACCGACCCCACCCTCGCCGCCCTGCGGGATGAGGCCGCGCGGGCGGGCATCTGGCTGTTGATCGGCTCGCTCGGTCTGCTCACACAGGATACGGACGGCCGCTTTGCCAACCGCTCTTTCCTGATCGGCCCCGATGGCAGCATCGCCGCCCGCTATGACAAGATCCACATGTTCGATGTGAACGTCTCGGAAACCGAGGTGTATCGCGAATCCTCCGGCTACCGCCCCGGCACGCAGGCCGTAATGGCCGACACGCCCTTTGGCCGCATCGGCATGACCGTCTGCTACGATATCCGCTTCCCCCATCTTTACCGCCGCCTCGCCAAGGCGGGGGCCGAGATTCTGACCGTTCCCGCCGCCTTCAACCACATCACCGGCGCCGCGCATTGGGAAACCCTGCTACGCGCCCGCGCGATTGAAACCGGCTGCTATGTCCTTGCCCCCGCGCAAACCGGGTTCCACCCGGAACAGGATGGCAAAGGCCGCCGCACCCATGGCCACAGCCTTGCCATCGCGCCCTGGGGCGAAATCCTGTCCGACGCAGGCACCGAGCCCGGCATCACCTTCGCCGATCTTGACCTGGCCGAGGTCGCACGCGCCCGTGATCGCATCCCCTCGCTGTCGCATGACCGCGATTTCACCGGGCCAGAATCGGGCCCCGATCCATGA
- the grxC gene encoding glutaredoxin 3 — protein MKPVEIYTTPTCPYCHAAKRLLTKKGVDFTEIDVSRDPTLRSKMTARAGGSHTVPQIFIGGTHVGGCDDIHALDHAGKLDPMLA, from the coding sequence GTGAAACCAGTCGAGATCTACACCACCCCCACCTGCCCCTATTGCCACGCCGCCAAACGGCTGCTCACCAAAAAGGGTGTCGACTTCACCGAAATCGACGTCAGCCGCGATCCCACCCTGCGCAGCAAGATGACCGCCCGCGCCGGGGGCAGCCACACCGTGCCGCAAATCTTCATCGGCGGCACCCATGTCGGCGGCTGCGATGATATCCACGCGCTCGACCATGCCGGCAAACTCGATCCGATGCTGGCCTGA
- a CDS encoding double zinc ribbon domain-containing protein: protein MQALLRLIYPPQCLSCGAHVETDFALCPACWRDTPFIAGLVCDGCGTPLPGEDAGAVHCDDCLTLARPWDQGRAALLYRDNGRKFVLALKHGDRSDLATPAARWMHRAAAPILRPGMIVAPVPLHWLRLLRRRYNQSALVSAAFARLASLDHIPDLLIRPRRTPTQDGRDRDGRFRNVTGAIRTHTRHKAQIQGRDVLLIDDVMTSGATLAACAEACLAAGATRVSVCVLARVAKDA, encoded by the coding sequence ATGCAAGCGCTGCTCCGGCTGATCTACCCGCCGCAATGCCTGTCCTGCGGCGCGCATGTGGAAACCGATTTCGCGCTCTGCCCCGCCTGTTGGCGCGACACGCCCTTCATCGCGGGGTTGGTCTGCGATGGCTGCGGCACGCCGCTTCCGGGCGAAGATGCGGGCGCCGTCCATTGCGATGATTGCCTCACCCTCGCCCGCCCCTGGGATCAGGGGCGCGCCGCGCTGCTCTATCGCGACAATGGCCGCAAATTCGTGCTGGCGCTGAAACATGGTGACCGCAGCGATCTTGCGACCCCCGCCGCGCGCTGGATGCACCGCGCCGCCGCGCCGATCCTGCGCCCCGGCATGATCGTGGCCCCGGTCCCGCTGCACTGGCTCCGCCTGCTGCGCCGCCGCTATAACCAATCCGCCCTTGTCTCCGCTGCCTTTGCCCGGCTTGCGTCACTTGACCACATCCCCGATCTGCTGATCCGCCCCCGCCGCACCCCCACGCAGGATGGCCGCGACCGCGACGGCCGCTTTCGCAACGTCACCGGCGCGATTCGCACCCATACCCGCCACAAGGCGCAGATACAGGGGCGCGATGTTCTTTTGATTGATGATGTCATGACCAGCGGTGCCACTCTTGCCGCCTGTGCCGAGGCCTGCCTTGCCGCAGGCGCAACGCGGGTATCCGTCTGCGTGCTGGCCCGCGTTGCGAAGGATGCTTAA